The Clostridium sp. AWRP genome has a window encoding:
- the wecB gene encoding UDP-N-acetylglucosamine 2-epimerase (non-hydrolyzing), whose translation MKVLTVVGARPQFIKAAAVSNVIRKHHTEILVHTGQHYDENMSKVFFDELNIPKPDYNLEVGSGSHGRQTGMMLIKLEEIYEKEKPDFVLVYGDTNSTLAGALCASKLLIPVAHVEAGLRSFNRDMPEEQNRVLTDHLSNLLFVPTESAVENLKNEGITKGVHNVGDVMFDAVLNFKKLAEDKNQIIKEIGLQGKDYILTTIHRAENTNHIDRLKNIVEALNECNKAVILPLHPRTKKYMTDYGLKFNENIKVIEPVGYLEMINLEMNSEKIVTDSGGVQKEAFFMKKPCITMRDETEWVETVKNGWNVVVGTDKEKILDSIVNFVPKREQKDIFGDGNASGKILEILDK comes from the coding sequence ATGAAGGTATTAACAGTTGTAGGGGCAAGGCCTCAATTCATAAAGGCTGCTGCGGTATCAAATGTAATAAGAAAACACCATACAGAAATATTGGTTCATACAGGTCAGCATTATGATGAAAATATGTCAAAGGTATTTTTTGATGAACTCAATATACCAAAACCAGATTACAATTTGGAAGTGGGTTCTGGAAGTCACGGAAGACAGACTGGAATGATGCTTATAAAATTAGAAGAGATATATGAAAAGGAAAAACCGGATTTTGTACTTGTATATGGAGATACAAATTCAACTCTTGCTGGAGCATTGTGTGCAAGTAAGCTTTTAATTCCTGTAGCTCATGTTGAGGCAGGACTCAGAAGTTTTAATAGAGATATGCCTGAGGAGCAAAATAGAGTTCTTACAGACCATTTGTCTAATCTTTTGTTTGTTCCTACAGAATCAGCAGTGGAAAATTTAAAAAATGAGGGAATTACAAAAGGTGTGCATAACGTAGGAGATGTAATGTTCGATGCAGTACTTAATTTTAAAAAGTTAGCAGAAGACAAGAATCAGATTATAAAAGAGATTGGACTTCAGGGAAAGGATTATATACTAACTACTATACATAGAGCTGAGAATACAAATCACATAGATAGATTAAAAAATATAGTTGAAGCTTTAAATGAATGTAATAAAGCAGTAATACTTCCCCTTCATCCTAGAACTAAAAAATATATGACAGATTATGGACTTAAATTTAATGAGAATATAAAAGTTATAGAACCTGTTGGATATCTAGAGATGATAAATCTTGAAATGAATTCTGAGAAGATAGTTACAGACAGTGGTGGAGTACAAAAAGAAGCCTTTTTTATGAAAAAACCTTGTATAACTATGCGAGATGAAACTGAATGGGTAGAAACCGTAAAAAACGGCTGGAATGTAGTAGTTGGAACTGACAAGGAAAAGATACTGGATAGTATAGTGAACTTTGTACCTAAAAGGGAGCAAAAAGATATATTTGGAGATGGAAATGCTTCTGGAAAAATACTAGAAATATTAGATAAATAA
- a CDS encoding Gfo/Idh/MocA family oxidoreductase produces MSKLKFAILGCGRISYKHVEALAANKAEAVLVAVCDLVEEKAEQRKSEYIEKVGDAKVSVYTDYKKMLEEQDIDVVTIATESGYHPEIAMYCMNNKKHIICEKPMALSIKDADDMIECSKKNNVKLCVSHQNRFNKPVQRLRSAVEENRFGRLVNGTARILWNRNMGYYHQAPWRGTWKLDGGTLMNQCIHNIDLLQWMMGGEIDTVYAQCDTFLRDIEAEDFGAIVIRFKNGAIGIVEGTACVYPKNLEETLSVFGEKGTVCIGGLAVNKIETWNFEDHKDLDDEILKSQEGDPDTVYGFGHIPLFKDMIDAINNNRKPLIDGEEGKKGMSIILAAYKSRLTGMPVKFPMGDFSTMDMVGVKKINK; encoded by the coding sequence ATGAGTAAATTGAAATTTGCCATCTTAGGATGTGGAAGAATTTCTTACAAACATGTAGAAGCTCTAGCAGCTAATAAGGCAGAAGCTGTTTTGGTTGCAGTATGTGATTTGGTAGAAGAAAAAGCAGAGCAAAGAAAAAGTGAGTACATAGAAAAAGTTGGAGATGCTAAAGTATCAGTTTATACTGACTATAAAAAAATGCTTGAAGAGCAGGATATAGATGTAGTTACTATAGCTACTGAAAGCGGATATCATCCTGAAATAGCAATGTACTGCATGAACAACAAAAAGCATATAATATGTGAAAAACCTATGGCACTTTCAATAAAAGATGCAGATGATATGATAGAGTGTTCTAAAAAGAACAATGTAAAATTGTGCGTAAGCCATCAAAATAGATTTAATAAACCAGTGCAGCGGCTTAGATCTGCTGTGGAGGAAAATAGATTTGGTAGACTTGTAAATGGTACAGCTAGAATACTATGGAATAGAAATATGGGATATTATCATCAGGCACCTTGGAGAGGAACCTGGAAGCTGGATGGTGGAACATTGATGAATCAATGTATACATAATATAGACTTACTTCAGTGGATGATGGGAGGAGAGATAGACACTGTTTATGCTCAGTGTGATACTTTCTTAAGAGATATAGAAGCTGAAGATTTTGGAGCTATTGTTATAAGATTTAAAAATGGAGCTATAGGTATAGTTGAAGGTACTGCTTGCGTTTATCCTAAAAACTTAGAAGAAACTTTAAGTGTCTTTGGAGAAAAGGGAACAGTATGCATAGGTGGACTTGCAGTAAATAAGATAGAAACCTGGAATTTCGAAGATCACAAGGATTTAGATGATGAAATATTAAAATCACAAGAGGGAGATCCTGATACTGTATATGGTTTTGGACATATACCCCTTTTCAAAGATATGATAGATGCAATAAATAATAATAGAAAGCCACTTATAGATGGAGAAGAAGGCAAAAAGGGAATGTCTATAATTTTGGCGGCTTATAAGTCAAGACTTACAGGTATGCCTGTAAAATTCCCTATGGGAGATTTCTCAACTATGGATATGGTTGGAGTGAAAAAAATAAATAAGTAG
- a CDS encoding nucleotide sugar dehydrogenase: MSQLRDELIQKLENRKAKLGVVGLGYVGLPLAVEKAKAGYEVIGFDVQDKKVESVNEGHNYIGDIVDSDLEKLVKEGRLKATTDFSFVKDVDAVSICVPTPLDLYKQPDISYVVSSTKSVAKYLHRGMLIVLESTTYPGTTEEVLKPILEEGGLKCGKDFFLAFSPERVDPGNKQYKTKNTPKVVGGCTPECTEVAATLYRNILESEIYTVSCPAVAEMEKILENTFRNINIGLANEMAVLCERMGIDVWEVIDAAKTKPYGFMAFYPGPGLGGHCIPLDPFYLSWKAKEYDYHTKLIETSGEINDFMPEFVVDNAMKLLNGHKKAMNGAKVLLLGVAYKKDIDDLRESPALKVIDHLEKNGAEVIVSDPFIPEFERNGKVYHTVKWEDAIDESDIVIITTDHSPYDYEAIAERAKIVYDTRNATKDVKNNREKIHKL, from the coding sequence ATGTCGCAGTTGAGAGACGAATTAATTCAAAAATTAGAGAATAGGAAAGCTAAGCTTGGAGTAGTGGGATTAGGATATGTAGGACTTCCACTTGCAGTAGAAAAAGCTAAAGCAGGGTATGAAGTCATTGGGTTTGATGTTCAGGATAAAAAAGTTGAATCAGTAAATGAAGGACATAACTATATTGGTGATATAGTGGATTCAGATTTAGAGAAACTGGTTAAGGAAGGAAGACTTAAAGCTACTACAGATTTTAGTTTTGTAAAAGATGTAGATGCTGTTTCTATATGTGTTCCTACTCCATTAGATTTATATAAACAGCCAGATATATCATATGTAGTTAGTTCCACTAAAAGTGTTGCAAAATATTTGCACAGAGGAATGCTCATAGTACTTGAGAGTACTACTTATCCAGGAACTACGGAAGAAGTGTTAAAGCCTATACTAGAAGAAGGCGGACTTAAATGTGGAAAAGACTTTTTCCTTGCATTTTCACCAGAAAGGGTAGATCCAGGTAATAAACAGTATAAGACAAAGAATACCCCAAAGGTAGTAGGAGGATGTACTCCTGAATGTACAGAAGTGGCAGCTACACTATATAGAAATATATTAGAAAGTGAAATATATACTGTATCCTGTCCTGCAGTAGCAGAAATGGAGAAGATACTTGAAAATACTTTCAGAAATATAAACATAGGTCTTGCCAACGAAATGGCTGTACTTTGTGAAAGAATGGGAATAGACGTATGGGAAGTAATAGATGCAGCAAAGACAAAACCTTATGGCTTTATGGCTTTTTATCCAGGACCAGGACTTGGAGGACATTGTATACCTCTTGATCCATTTTATCTTTCATGGAAAGCAAAAGAATATGATTATCATACAAAATTAATAGAGACTTCTGGAGAAATAAATGATTTTATGCCAGAATTCGTAGTTGATAATGCTATGAAGCTTTTGAATGGACATAAAAAAGCTATGAATGGCGCAAAAGTACTTCTTCTTGGAGTAGCTTATAAGAAGGATATAGATGATTTAAGAGAGTCACCAGCCCTTAAAGTAATAGACCACTTGGAGAAAAATGGAGCAGAAGTAATTGTAAGTGATCCATTTATTCCTGAATTTGAACGCAATGGAAAAGTATACCATACGGTAAAATGGGAAGATGCAATAGATGAATCCGATATAGTAATTATAACTACAGATCACAGTCCTTATGATTATGAGGCTATAGCAGAAAGAGCTAAAATTGTTTACGATACAAGAAATGCTACTAAAGATGTAAAAAATAACAGAGAAAAAATTCATAAACTATAA
- a CDS encoding O-antigen ligase family protein — protein sequence MFLSRLLYLLVCAYIVLLPLLPNKMALGRINIPPADCILALILFGYFLKLIISKECRIRFSSGIKDFFTNYLTIFMSILALMMLISVSYAADKKLALNESFRFISYIILFFMIKYEWNKRELLNGILGSYICTNVIICVYGIYQNFTGFGLSDEFKNYGYAKFKITATMDNPNNLAAFLILAIFPMIMLAVYEKKRERKVFYFLLAVLMLFNLTFTGSRNAIVGVAIGMVILVVMYSLKFILPLCIIAGASLFIPEIRERIMAINDPVQNQSRIYLWKIAQKMIKDHPLFGVGNGNYVSLYDKYTNIYPQYKFYGYKEWPCHNSYLKMETELGIIGGVSFVAVLLSSLIKVKAFINTTKSKFYKHFYIGFLASMIAFYVMNLVDNLFFVPKTTTYFWILLAVSQGMMYREKKDEGMFLS from the coding sequence TTGTTTTTAAGTAGATTATTGTACTTATTGGTTTGTGCGTATATAGTACTGCTTCCACTTTTACCTAATAAGATGGCACTAGGAAGAATAAATATTCCTCCTGCAGATTGTATACTAGCACTTATTCTATTTGGATATTTTTTGAAACTTATTATATCAAAAGAGTGCAGAATTAGGTTTTCTTCAGGAATAAAGGATTTCTTTACTAATTATCTCACTATTTTTATGAGTATACTGGCACTTATGATGTTAATTTCAGTAAGTTATGCGGCAGACAAAAAACTTGCACTTAATGAAAGCTTTAGATTTATATCCTATATTATATTGTTTTTTATGATCAAGTATGAGTGGAATAAAAGAGAACTTCTAAACGGTATTTTAGGTTCTTACATATGTACTAATGTCATAATATGTGTCTATGGTATATATCAAAATTTTACAGGATTTGGACTAAGTGATGAATTCAAAAATTATGGGTATGCAAAATTTAAAATAACTGCCACTATGGATAATCCTAATAACTTGGCAGCCTTTTTAATATTAGCTATATTTCCAATGATTATGCTAGCTGTATATGAAAAGAAAAGGGAAAGAAAGGTATTTTATTTCTTGCTGGCAGTTTTGATGCTTTTTAATCTAACATTTACAGGTTCTAGAAATGCCATTGTTGGAGTGGCAATAGGAATGGTTATATTAGTCGTTATGTACAGTCTTAAGTTTATACTACCTCTTTGTATAATTGCAGGGGCATCTTTATTTATACCAGAAATAAGGGAACGAATAATGGCTATAAATGATCCAGTTCAAAATCAATCCAGAATATACCTTTGGAAAATTGCACAAAAGATGATAAAAGACCATCCTTTGTTTGGAGTTGGAAATGGGAATTACGTTAGCTTGTATGACAAATATACGAATATATATCCTCAGTATAAATTTTATGGTTACAAAGAGTGGCCCTGCCATAATTCCTATTTAAAAATGGAGACAGAACTTGGAATTATAGGTGGAGTATCCTTTGTAGCAGTACTTTTATCTTCTTTAATTAAAGTTAAAGCTTTTATAAATACAACAAAAAGTAAATTTTATAAGCATTTCTACATAGGATTTTTAGCTTCCATGATAGCTTTTTACGTTATGAATTTAGTTGACAACTTATTTTTTGTACCAAAGACTACAACTTACTTCTGGATACTCTTAGCAGTATCTCAAGGAATGATGTACAGGGAAAAGAAAGATGAAGGCATGTTTTTGAGTTAA
- a CDS encoding N-acetyltransferase, whose translation MSENYISDTSKVGNNVSIGKFVVIEDDVTIGDNCMIGHNVVIHKGSKIGANVRIDDNSVVGKEPMRSVNSIFKDEKKFDPAVIKDGCLIGAGVIVYCGCVIGENTLIADLATVRENVTIGSKTIIGRGAAIENFSKIGSNCKIETNVYITAYSEVEDNVFIAPGVVTSNDNFAARSKERYKHFKGVTVKKGGRIGAQATILPGKIINEDGFVAAGSVVTKDVEKEIIVAGNPAKQFRKVPEDQLLKNQQ comes from the coding sequence ATGTCTGAAAATTATATATCGGATACTTCAAAAGTTGGCAATAATGTAAGTATAGGAAAATTTGTAGTTATTGAAGACGATGTTACAATAGGAGATAACTGCATGATAGGTCATAATGTAGTTATACATAAGGGAAGTAAAATTGGAGCTAATGTAAGGATAGATGACAACAGCGTAGTAGGTAAAGAGCCTATGAGATCAGTAAATAGTATATTTAAAGATGAGAAAAAATTTGATCCTGCTGTTATAAAGGATGGATGTCTTATTGGAGCAGGAGTTATAGTATACTGCGGCTGTGTTATAGGTGAAAATACACTTATTGCAGATTTAGCTACAGTCAGAGAAAATGTAACTATAGGAAGTAAAACAATAATAGGTAGAGGAGCTGCTATAGAGAACTTCTCTAAAATAGGTTCTAACTGTAAAATTGAAACAAATGTATATATTACAGCTTACTCAGAAGTAGAAGACAATGTGTTTATTGCACCTGGAGTCGTAACTTCAAATGATAACTTTGCGGCAAGATCTAAGGAAAGATACAAACATTTCAAAGGTGTTACAGTAAAGAAAGGTGGAAGAATTGGAGCTCAAGCTACTATACTTCCAGGCAAGATAATAAATGAAGATGGATTTGTAGCAGCAGGCAGTGTTGTTACAAAGGATGTAGAAAAGGAAATTATAGTAGCAGGTAATCCTGCTAAACAATTTAGAAAAGTTCCAGAAGATCAACTTCTTAAAAATCAACAGTAA